A stretch of the Poseidonibacter parvus genome encodes the following:
- a CDS encoding type IV pili methyl-accepting chemotaxis transducer N-terminal domain-containing protein: MKTNTISRKIKLLGILFILLMLSIINTTIYLSEKNKKDALIINLAGKERMLTQKISKNIFYTYHNKHYSFNELDMATIEFIYNLNSLKDGNTLIGIEKSPTEVISNQISKIQKLWDDFYLEINNFKKYTMDKQTNNEQKIKDIINTIHNTNNILLNEVDSLVTLYTLHAEEKTDFIRYIQYLFFLFSILLIIYSFIQLRKMESNAKKFLQYSKELVQTSDVSELKPMKIEAEKEIVEASDTINCFINKINSAVNYSQEAIEQSQNASVQLEEITDEFDKIIDELKHSGDLSTYLDKSEDMVIQSHEDLIKSTEKLNNLKDQLNTLLQACKPKKDQ, encoded by the coding sequence ATGAAAACAAATACAATAAGCAGAAAAATTAAACTACTAGGAATTTTATTCATACTATTAATGCTAAGTATAATTAATACAACTATTTATCTTAGTGAAAAAAATAAAAAAGATGCCTTGATTATAAATCTTGCAGGAAAAGAAAGAATGCTTACTCAAAAGATTTCTAAAAATATTTTTTATACTTATCATAATAAGCACTATTCTTTTAATGAACTTGATATGGCAACTATTGAATTTATATATAATCTAAACTCTTTAAAAGATGGAAATACTTTAATTGGTATTGAAAAATCTCCTACAGAAGTAATTTCAAATCAAATTTCTAAAATACAAAAACTTTGGGATGATTTTTATTTAGAGATAAATAATTTTAAAAAATATACAATGGATAAACAAACAAATAATGAACAAAAAATAAAAGATATTATAAACACTATTCATAATACAAATAATATACTTTTAAATGAAGTAGATAGCTTAGTTACTTTGTATACATTGCACGCAGAGGAAAAAACTGATTTTATTAGATATATTCAATACTTATTTTTCTTGTTTAGTATTCTTCTAATAATATATAGTTTTATTCAATTAAGAAAAATGGAAAGTAATGCAAAAAAGTTTTTACAATATTCTAAAGAATTAGTTCAAACATCTGATGTTTCTGAATTAAAACCAATGAAAATTGAAGCAGAAAAAGAGATTGTAGAAGCTTCTGATACTATTAACTGTTTTATTAATAAGATAAATTCAGCTGTTAATTATTCACAAGAAGCAATTGAACAATCACAAAATGCTTCAGTACAGCTTGAAGAAATTACAGATGAGTTTGATAAGATAATTGATGAACTAAAGCATTCAGGAGATCTTTCAACTTATCTAGATAAAAGCGAAGATATGGTTATTCAATCACATGAAGACTTAATAAAATCTACAGAAAAACTTAATAATTTAAAAGACCAATTAAATACGCTTTTACAAGCTTGTAAACCTAAAAAAGACCAATAG
- a CDS encoding Crp/Fnr family transcriptional regulator, which yields MTIQETINEISFFHTLDEMQKEQIASISSISKYEKDSILYYESETKQNILFLVSGLLKIFKLDKFDNEIFLYHIYKNSMISELSSIKNHDIYCFSNAEFVKDSLVLSIDFKQFQENFLSKNILTTELMEILLDKTHQLQCILNRELVFDATSKVAFMLNQDLEMFNKLKRQEVSFMLHIQPETLSRVLKKLSRNGTIQIDNGEVIITNKTSLENIFTGVGI from the coding sequence TTGACCATACAAGAAACTATAAATGAGATAAGTTTTTTCCATACTTTAGATGAAATGCAAAAAGAACAGATTGCTTCAATATCAAGTATTTCAAAATATGAAAAAGACTCTATTTTATACTATGAAAGTGAAACTAAACAAAATATACTTTTTTTAGTTTCTGGATTACTAAAAATATTCAAATTAGATAAGTTCGATAATGAAATTTTTCTTTATCATATATATAAAAACTCTATGATATCTGAGTTATCATCGATTAAGAATCATGATATATATTGTTTTTCAAATGCTGAGTTTGTAAAAGATTCACTTGTCTTATCAATTGACTTTAAACAGTTCCAAGAGAATTTTTTATCTAAAAATATTTTAACAACAGAGCTTATGGAAATATTACTAGATAAAACTCATCAATTACAATGTATTTTAAATAGAGAGCTTGTATTTGATGCTACTTCAAAAGTAGCTTTTATGTTAAATCAAGATCTTGAAATGTTTAATAAACTTAAACGTCAAGAAGTCTCTTTTATGCTACATATACAACCTGAAACTCTATCTAGAGTATTAAAAAAGCTATCAAGAAATGGAACAATACAAATTGATAATGGTGAAGTAATAATTACAAATAAAACTTCTTTAGAGAATATCTTCACAGGAGTTGGAATATGA
- a CDS encoding glycosyl transferase, with amino-acid sequence MNFKKYIKAVGTGPKGNRELEEDEVINAVEAILENKVTQSQIGAFLIGWRTKLETNEELTAAVKALKRYMKFSKVENSLELGYSFDGRTNNPFLFPLYENILKEFHEKNKDIRELNLIISGDLLQPAKNGITTKEIFESLDLKQHVYFFNRIEYLKELSDITPLRHELGLRTVFNTVEKLLNPAQSEYGVTTAFHKPYVKKYLAMFKEYYKEVLVVKASEGSPEVFKDGKYWKEVNGEIQEFPFSLKDFGISYDKTYDKISLEEALEIVKNPDEEIIKLAKFNIALYLVFAKRVDSLEEAWERLN; translated from the coding sequence ATGAATTTTAAAAAGTATATTAAAGCAGTTGGAACTGGTCCTAAAGGTAATAGAGAATTAGAAGAAGATGAAGTAATTAATGCAGTAGAAGCAATCTTAGAAAACAAAGTTACACAAAGCCAAATAGGAGCTTTTTTAATTGGATGGCGAACAAAACTTGAGACAAATGAAGAACTAACAGCTGCTGTAAAAGCTTTAAAAAGATACATGAAGTTTAGCAAAGTTGAGAATTCATTAGAATTAGGATATTCGTTTGATGGTAGAACTAATAATCCATTTTTATTTCCTTTATATGAAAATATATTAAAAGAATTTCATGAAAAAAATAAAGATATAAGGGAATTAAATCTAATTATTTCAGGGGATTTACTACAACCTGCAAAAAATGGAATTACAACAAAAGAAATATTTGAATCTCTTGACCTAAAGCAACACGTATACTTTTTCAATAGGATAGAATACTTAAAAGAGTTAAGTGATATAACGCCTTTAAGACATGAATTAGGATTAAGAACTGTATTTAATACAGTTGAGAAGTTATTAAATCCTGCTCAAAGTGAATATGGAGTTACAACAGCTTTTCATAAACCCTATGTAAAAAAATATTTAGCAATGTTTAAAGAATATTATAAAGAAGTTCTAGTTGTAAAAGCTAGTGAAGGAAGTCCTGAGGTATTTAAAGATGGAAAATACTGGAAAGAAGTAAATGGAGAAATCCAAGAATTTCCTTTTTCATTAAAAGATTTTGGAATTTCATATGATAAAACGTATGATAAAATTTCTTTAGAAGAAGCCTTAGAGATAGTTAAAAATCCAGATGAAGAGATTATAAAACTTGCAAAGTTTAATATTGCTCTTTATTTAGTATTTGCCAAAAGAGTTGATAGTTTAGAAGAAGCTTGGGAAAGGTTAAATTAA
- the moaA gene encoding GTP 3',8-cyclase MoaA — protein sequence MLIDGYGRKHDYLRVSVTERCNFRCQYCMPEKPFSWVPKENLLSYEDLFKFISASIDEGIKKVRITGGEPLLREGLDTFIKMVFDYKNDIDLALTTNAFLLPNAAQKLKDAGLKRINISLDTLRPDVAAKIAQKDVLKTVLKGIQAADDAGLKIKINCVPIKGINDQEIVEVLDFCKERGYVIRFIEFMENNHAKDGAKGLTSDEMKEIISRKYKNFKEVPRDTSSPAQYYELEDGYQFGIIEPHKDDFCSACNRIRLTSEGYLIPCLYFEDAMSIKEAVQNDRIDEAVEILKKVLAGKPEKNKWSVDDGNEVSTRAFYETGG from the coding sequence ATGTTAATAGATGGATATGGTAGAAAACACGACTACTTAAGAGTATCAGTTACAGAAAGATGTAATTTTAGATGCCAGTATTGTATGCCTGAGAAACCTTTTTCGTGGGTTCCTAAAGAGAATTTACTTTCATATGAAGATTTATTTAAATTTATAAGTGCATCAATAGATGAGGGTATAAAAAAAGTAAGAATTACAGGTGGTGAACCACTTTTAAGAGAAGGTTTAGATACTTTTATAAAAATGGTTTTTGATTATAAAAATGATATAGATTTAGCATTAACAACTAATGCTTTTTTACTTCCAAATGCAGCTCAAAAATTAAAAGATGCAGGATTAAAAAGAATTAATATTTCATTAGATACCTTAAGACCTGATGTAGCAGCAAAAATTGCACAAAAAGATGTTTTAAAAACAGTTTTAAAAGGTATTCAAGCAGCAGATGATGCAGGATTAAAAATCAAAATAAATTGTGTTCCAATTAAAGGAATTAATGATCAAGAGATTGTTGAGGTATTGGATTTTTGTAAAGAACGTGGTTATGTTATCAGATTCATTGAATTTATGGAAAACAACCATGCAAAAGATGGAGCTAAAGGTTTAACTTCTGATGAAATGAAAGAGATTATTTCAAGAAAATATAAAAACTTCAAAGAAGTTCCAAGAGATACAAGCTCACCTGCACAATATTATGAATTAGAAGATGGATATCAATTTGGTATTATCGAACCTCATAAAGATGATTTTTGTTCAGCATGTAATAGAATTAGACTTACTTCGGAAGGTTACTTAATTCCATGTTTATATTTTGAAGATGCAATGAGTATCAAAGAAGCAGTTCAAAATGATAGAATTGATGAAGCTGTTGAAATCTTGAAAAAAGTATTAGCTGGTAAACCTGAAAAAAATAAATGGTCAGTTGATGATGGTAATGAAGTATCAACTAGAGCCTTCTATGAAACAGGTGGATGA
- the rpsO gene encoding 30S ribosomal protein S15, producing MALDQDLKAEIVAKYAKKDGDTGSAQVQIAILTKQISVLTEHLKTFKKDHSSRLGLLKMVGKRKRLLKYLRRTDFAGFTELVASLGIRAK from the coding sequence ATGGCTTTAGATCAGGATTTAAAAGCAGAGATTGTTGCAAAATACGCAAAAAAAGACGGTGATACAGGTTCAGCACAAGTACAAATTGCTATATTAACTAAGCAAATTTCAGTATTAACTGAGCACTTAAAAACATTTAAAAAAGACCACTCTTCAAGATTAGGACTTTTAAAAATGGTTGGAAAAAGAAAAAGACTTTTAAAATATTTAAGAAGAACTGACTTTGCAGGATTTACTGAATTAGTTGCTTCATTAGGAATTAGAGCTAAATAA
- a CDS encoding RrF2 family transcriptional regulator: protein MLLTKKSEYALLSLISIARSDEPINVDVLSKELNISKSFLAKIMQNLAKHEIVVSHRGVNGGFALKKSYDQITILEITTAAEEKVPSVFECSPSVNSCPSQVGMLCTIWPLLNNLQAKIDGFLGDLTLKDIAS, encoded by the coding sequence ATGTTATTAACAAAAAAAAGTGAATATGCACTACTTTCTTTGATTTCAATTGCTAGAAGCGATGAACCAATTAACGTAGATGTATTATCAAAAGAATTAAATATATCAAAATCATTTTTAGCAAAAATTATGCAAAATTTAGCGAAGCACGAAATTGTAGTCTCTCATAGAGGGGTTAATGGTGGATTTGCTTTAAAAAAATCTTATGATCAAATTACTATATTAGAAATTACAACAGCAGCAGAAGAAAAAGTACCTTCTGTTTTTGAATGTTCACCGTCAGTGAATTCTTGTCCAAGTCAAGTAGGAATGTTATGTACTATTTGGCCTTTATTAAATAATTTACAAGCAAAAATTGATGGATTTTTAGGGGATTTAACTTTAAAAGATATTGCTTCATGA
- a CDS encoding DHH family phosphoesterase, with product MTLFHISHTDLDGYGCQLITKEMLRLEHFKEAFFYNANYGQEVKLTIKKVLKQIEDYKEEEIFLLISDLNLTTQESKDLDKNINELNENGFNIKLQVLDHHATGQKSADMYHWYYLDINRCATKIVYDYMCEEYNAFNCDERAWLSPLVDAINAVDIWLDHEIKNFEFGKVLLMMVSKAREVNNILFADLNREYRIYLLKEACKYLEKRDGNILLDNALHSMKKEFLKLDKKDDTLDNLSAKFLVKSLADIKDKLTITYKGHKGLLTYCLGSISIPANAFLKANTDFDFFIDVGRKGNSSFRADGKVDVAQMAAKLAKGGGHVNASGAKFLDFKETINYEDVKTYVQGKLDKI from the coding sequence ATGACTCTATTTCATATTTCACATACAGATTTAGATGGATATGGATGTCAATTAATTACTAAAGAGATGCTTCGTTTAGAACATTTTAAAGAAGCTTTCTTTTACAATGCAAATTATGGTCAAGAAGTTAAGTTAACTATTAAAAAAGTTTTAAAACAAATAGAAGATTATAAAGAAGAAGAGATTTTTCTATTAATTTCAGATTTAAATTTAACTACTCAAGAATCAAAAGATTTAGATAAAAATATAAATGAATTAAATGAAAATGGTTTTAATATAAAGTTACAGGTTCTAGACCATCATGCAACTGGACAAAAAAGTGCAGACATGTATCATTGGTACTATTTAGATATAAATAGATGTGCTACAAAAATTGTATATGATTATATGTGTGAAGAGTATAATGCTTTTAATTGCGATGAAAGAGCATGGCTTTCTCCTTTAGTAGATGCAATTAATGCTGTTGATATTTGGCTGGATCATGAAATTAAAAACTTTGAGTTTGGTAAAGTTTTATTAATGATGGTTTCAAAAGCAAGAGAGGTAAATAATATACTTTTTGCTGATCTAAATAGAGAATATAGAATTTACTTATTAAAAGAAGCTTGTAAATATTTAGAGAAAAGAGATGGAAATATCTTACTTGATAATGCTCTTCATTCTATGAAGAAAGAGTTTTTAAAGCTAGATAAAAAAGATGATACACTAGATAACTTATCGGCTAAGTTTTTAGTAAAATCACTTGCTGATATTAAAGATAAATTAACAATTACATACAAAGGTCATAAAGGACTTTTAACATATTGTTTAGGTTCTATTTCTATTCCAGCAAATGCATTTTTAAAAGCAAATACAGATTTTGATTTTTTTATTGATGTTGGAAGAAAAGGTAATTCTAGCTTTAGAGCTGATGGAAAAGTTGATGTTGCACAAATGGCAGCTAAGCTTGCAAAAGGTGGAGGTCATGTAAATGCTTCTGGTGCAAAATTCCTTGATTTTAAAGAAACTATCAATTATGAAGATGTAAAAACTTATGTACAAGGAAAATTAGACAAAATCTAA
- a CDS encoding ATP-dependent zinc protease gives MKEKKIIGKREIISILDLDLYDLDAKVDTGADSNALHCDNIVIENDMVHFCLLDEVHESYHGKRMSLPLYKVKKVKSSNGEIQLRPSIKVSVEFMGKKYKSIISLTNRADMKFPMLIGRRFMQERFLVDVSKEYMSKEIKKETK, from the coding sequence ATGAAAGAAAAAAAGATAATAGGTAAAAGAGAAATTATCTCAATTTTAGATTTAGATTTATATGATTTAGATGCAAAAGTTGACACAGGTGCAGATTCAAATGCCTTACATTGTGATAATATCGTTATTGAAAATGATATGGTACATTTTTGTTTATTAGATGAAGTACATGAGTCTTATCATGGAAAAAGAATGTCACTTCCTTTATATAAAGTAAAAAAGGTAAAAAGCTCAAATGGTGAGATTCAATTAAGACCTTCTATTAAAGTATCTGTTGAGTTTATGGGAAAGAAATATAAGAGCATTATATCTTTAACCAATAGAGCTGATATGAAATTTCCTATGTTAATAGGGAGAAGATTTATGCAAGAAAGATTTTTAGTTGATGTATCAAAAGAATACATGAGTAAAGAAATAAAAAAGGAAACAAAATGA
- the rimK gene encoding 30S ribosomal protein S6--L-glutamate ligase encodes MIVYILSRNAKLYSTARLVEAAQERNWDVRVIDYLKCTIEIMKGELVINYLGKVLPTPDAIIPRIGASRTFYGTAMVRHFEMMDVFSTSGNLAIARSRDKLRSLQVLSKNDVDMPKTVFASNKSSAKDVIALSGGAPLVLKILEGTQGVGVVLVDSEKAAKSVLDAFYGMDVNLLVQEFIEEAGGADIRALVVGGEVVGAMKRQGAEGDFRSNLHQGGSATAYKLNRKEKSTAQAAAKAMGLGFCGVDMIPSSRGPLVMEVNSSPGLEGIEKSTKLDIAGKLMDYIEKNVTPTTPNKKRKIKRDNIGA; translated from the coding sequence ATGATTGTTTACATATTATCAAGAAATGCAAAGTTATACTCAACTGCAAGATTAGTTGAAGCTGCACAAGAAAGAAACTGGGACGTTCGAGTTATTGATTATTTAAAATGTACAATTGAAATAATGAAAGGTGAATTAGTAATTAATTATTTAGGAAAAGTTCTACCTACACCTGATGCTATTATACCAAGAATTGGTGCGAGTAGAACATTTTATGGAACTGCAATGGTTAGACACTTTGAGATGATGGATGTTTTCTCAACTTCTGGAAATTTAGCAATTGCAAGAAGCCGAGATAAATTAAGAAGTTTACAAGTACTTTCAAAAAATGATGTAGATATGCCTAAAACAGTTTTTGCTTCAAATAAATCAAGTGCAAAAGATGTTATTGCTTTAAGTGGTGGAGCTCCTTTAGTACTTAAAATTCTTGAAGGAACTCAAGGTGTTGGTGTTGTTTTAGTTGATAGTGAAAAAGCGGCTAAATCAGTTCTTGATGCATTTTATGGAATGGATGTAAACTTACTTGTTCAAGAGTTTATAGAAGAAGCAGGTGGAGCTGATATTAGAGCTTTAGTTGTTGGCGGTGAAGTAGTTGGTGCTATGAAAAGACAAGGTGCAGAGGGTGATTTTAGATCAAATTTACATCAGGGTGGAAGTGCAACTGCCTATAAGTTAAATAGAAAAGAAAAATCAACTGCACAAGCTGCTGCTAAAGCTATGGGTCTTGGTTTTTGCGGGGTTGATATGATTCCATCAAGTCGTGGTCCTTTGGTTATGGAAGTTAATTCGTCTCCTGGATTAGAAGGTATTGAAAAATCTACTAAATTAGATATTGCAGGAAAGCTTATGGATTATATTGAGAAAAACGTTACTCCAACAACTCCTAATAAAAAAAGAAAAATAAAAAGAGACAACATTGGAGCATAA
- a CDS encoding succinylglutamate desuccinylase/aspartoacylase family protein: MEHKNSKVEFAGTEILKGTNVTLNLELPKLYHSPMDLPIRVIRGKKDGPTIFISAAIHGDELNGIEIIRRFRKLSELKRLKGTVVLIPIVNIYGVMTLSRYMPDRRDLNRSFPGTKKGSLASRVAKVFFDEIVSKCDFGIDLHTAAIHKSNLPQVRTNLNNEFTNNLAKKFEAPIVLHSELRDNSLRAEAQEKGIPVLLYEAGEALRFDETSIRIGVKGIVNVLRELDMLPAVSKKRKYKMPIVTRSSQWIRSTESGVIRTIKALGDIVKENEVIAYVDEPLDDESFEIKASFDGVIIGKSEIPLIQEGDAIFHIAKLKDLEIAENKIEYFNEDAIFESEFRELKEEETIE; encoded by the coding sequence TTGGAGCATAAGAATTCAAAGGTAGAGTTTGCAGGTACAGAAATATTAAAAGGTACAAACGTAACTTTAAATTTAGAACTACCTAAACTTTATCACTCTCCTATGGATTTACCAATTAGAGTAATTAGAGGGAAGAAAGATGGCCCTACTATTTTTATTAGTGCTGCAATTCATGGTGATGAATTAAACGGTATTGAGATAATTAGAAGATTTAGAAAGCTAAGTGAATTAAAAAGACTTAAAGGAACTGTTGTTTTAATTCCTATTGTTAATATCTATGGAGTGATGACATTATCTCGATATATGCCAGATAGAAGAGATTTAAATAGATCTTTTCCTGGAACAAAAAAAGGTTCACTTGCAAGTAGGGTTGCAAAAGTATTTTTTGATGAAATTGTATCAAAGTGTGATTTTGGAATAGATTTACATACAGCTGCAATTCATAAATCAAATTTACCACAAGTAAGAACAAATCTTAATAATGAGTTTACAAATAACTTAGCTAAGAAGTTTGAAGCACCAATTGTATTACACTCAGAATTAAGAGATAATTCACTTCGTGCAGAAGCACAAGAAAAAGGAATACCTGTACTTTTATATGAAGCAGGAGAGGCTTTACGATTTGATGAAACTTCTATTAGAATTGGGGTAAAAGGCATTGTAAATGTTCTAAGAGAACTTGATATGCTTCCTGCTGTTAGTAAAAAAAGAAAATACAAAATGCCTATTGTTACAAGAAGTAGCCAATGGATTAGATCAACTGAAAGTGGAGTTATTAGAACTATTAAAGCACTTGGTGATATTGTAAAAGAAAATGAAGTAATTGCTTATGTAGATGAGCCTTTAGATGATGAAAGTTTTGAAATAAAAGCATCTTTTGATGGCGTGATTATTGGAAAATCTGAAATACCTTTAATACAAGAAGGTGATGCAATTTTTCATATTGCAAAGCTAAAAGATTTAGAAATTGCAGAGAATAAAATTGAATACTTTAATGAAGACGCAATTTTTGAAAGTGAATTTCGAGAATTAAAAGAAGAAGAAACAATAGAATAG
- the mgtE gene encoding magnesium transporter: MDQTQIVLELNTKLISIIEDYKKGISDIHPFDIAKDLQDLRDIEINEYKNICKKIPSDLFAQILVNMPTYIQEEITNIISEKKVAKVTSSMDSDDASMLIYNISQKDEDAAQTVLSKLNDEDKQIIEELNAYEEEQAGAFMQKELFSVNINETIDTALKRLKKEKDLNILHDIFHAFLTDDENNYLGSIGLEELILFERTQTFKELPKDIIEHYSFNDKEEIDEVVSMFTNYNLNALAIINSDNKLLGRVTHDDVRNLMQEQDTKQLYSLAGVSDKAEEEESIFKIGKNRAFWLSINLITAILASIVIGLFDATIQSLVALAVLMPIVASMGGNAGTQTLTVTVRQMALGSIEYDDAKKTIIKEVIISLVNGLLFAFVIGVIAYFWFNIPLLGIVIAISMIINLVSAGFFGAVIPLVLEKLDIDPAIGSTVILTTVTDIVGFFSFLGLATIILL; this comes from the coding sequence ATGGATCAAACACAAATAGTATTAGAATTAAATACAAAGTTAATATCAATTATTGAAGATTATAAAAAAGGTATTAGTGATATTCATCCTTTTGATATTGCAAAAGATTTACAAGATTTAAGAGATATTGAAATTAATGAATACAAAAATATCTGTAAAAAAATCCCAAGTGATTTATTTGCACAAATATTAGTGAATATGCCAACATATATTCAAGAAGAGATTACTAATATAATAAGTGAAAAGAAAGTTGCAAAAGTAACGTCAAGTATGGATAGTGATGATGCATCTATGCTTATTTATAATATATCTCAAAAAGATGAAGATGCAGCACAAACAGTTTTATCTAAGCTAAATGATGAAGATAAACAAATTATTGAAGAGCTTAATGCTTATGAAGAAGAGCAAGCTGGTGCATTTATGCAAAAAGAGCTATTTTCTGTAAATATAAATGAAACAATTGATACTGCTTTAAAAAGATTAAAAAAAGAAAAAGATTTAAATATCTTACATGATATTTTCCATGCTTTTTTAACAGATGATGAGAATAACTACTTAGGTTCAATTGGTTTAGAAGAGTTGATTTTATTTGAGAGAACTCAAACTTTTAAAGAACTACCTAAGGATATCATTGAACACTATAGCTTTAATGATAAAGAAGAAATAGATGAAGTAGTTAGTATGTTTACAAACTATAACTTAAATGCTTTAGCAATCATAAACTCTGATAATAAACTTCTTGGTCGAGTAACGCATGATGATGTAAGAAATCTTATGCAAGAACAAGATACAAAACAACTTTACTCACTTGCAGGGGTTAGTGATAAAGCCGAAGAAGAAGAAAGTATTTTTAAAATTGGTAAAAATCGTGCTTTTTGGTTAAGTATAAACTTAATTACTGCCATTTTAGCTTCAATTGTAATTGGATTATTTGATGCAACAATCCAATCACTAGTTGCTCTTGCAGTTTTAATGCCAATAGTTGCTTCAATGGGTGGAAATGCAGGAACACAAACACTTACAGTAACAGTAAGACAAATGGCATTGGGTTCAATTGAATATGATGATGCAAAAAAGACTATTATAAAAGAAGTGATAATCTCACTTGTAAATGGTTTATTATTTGCTTTTGTTATTGGAGTAATTGCATATTTTTGGTTTAATATTCCACTTCTTGGAATTGTAATTGCAATATCTATGATTATAAATTTAGTAAGTGCTGGTTTTTTTGGAGCAGTAATTCCATTAGTTTTAGAAAAATTAGATATTGACCCTGCTATTGGTTCAACTGTAATATTAACAACAGTAACTGATATTGTAGGATTCTTTAGCTTCTTAGGTCTTGCAACTATAATTTTATTATAG
- a CDS encoding mechanosensitive ion channel family protein has product MKIKFIILFLLLFTSVAFTNELNEASTKKISNTNIWLKTYSNYKNYNTVLNNINKIELEILKPKIRNNQSKLQEYMNKLNIYKSKLFLYEKKSSFDELLKNKKYEIPNINIYDYLFNISEEELRNKIRKYDSLKKEFYSAFVYLQDSYEEQLKVDSKGKRVIQLKEQIDYFSEYTENIEKMYETLLETKDDLKRKYEEYKNEVFIKHITTFSIIIVSYFIYKISLFIFFYLVRNKESEELEKNYRKLMALLFVLSILIFIIIRYINDIMYIITFLGIIAAALTIATREIILNIAGAIYIFFSNVIRVGDRVMVQFETKHTIGDITNISLIKIKLNEVSDYTNIKEIKNVGRTIYIPNSYIFTKVFYNYSLKKNGIINDLIEFEFDIDNNFDFIEEVTAKVFEKFDLIHTLSYSLNSTKTAIIAIISYQINYKTVSSKRGEISISLLKEYEKNENIKLKAAKKVIKKDSEE; this is encoded by the coding sequence ATGAAAATAAAATTTATTATTCTTTTTTTACTTTTATTTACTTCAGTAGCTTTTACAAATGAACTTAATGAAGCTAGTACAAAAAAAATTTCAAATACAAATATTTGGTTAAAAACATATTCGAACTATAAAAATTATAATACAGTTTTAAATAATATAAATAAAATTGAATTAGAAATTCTAAAACCTAAAATAAGAAACAATCAATCAAAACTACAAGAATATATGAATAAATTAAATATTTATAAATCAAAACTATTTTTATATGAAAAGAAAAGTAGTTTTGATGAATTACTTAAAAACAAAAAATATGAGATTCCTAATATTAATATTTATGATTATTTGTTTAATATCTCAGAAGAAGAATTAAGAAATAAAATAAGAAAATATGACTCTTTAAAAAAAGAGTTTTACTCAGCTTTTGTTTATCTTCAAGACTCTTATGAAGAGCAATTAAAAGTTGATTCTAAAGGTAAAAGAGTAATTCAATTAAAAGAACAAATTGACTATTTTAGTGAATATACTGAAAATATAGAAAAAATGTATGAAACACTTTTAGAAACAAAAGATGATTTAAAAAGAAAATATGAAGAGTATAAAAACGAAGTTTTTATTAAACATATAACAACATTTAGCATAATTATAGTTTCTTATTTTATATATAAAATTTCATTATTTATTTTCTTTTATCTTGTAAGAAATAAAGAAAGTGAAGAACTTGAAAAGAATTATAGAAAACTTATGGCCTTACTTTTTGTACTTTCTATTTTAATTTTTATCATTATAAGATATATCAACGATATCATGTATATTATTACATTTTTAGGAATTATTGCTGCTGCTTTAACAATTGCAACACGTGAGATAATACTAAATATAGCAGGTGCAATTTATATCTTTTTCTCAAATGTAATAAGAGTGGGAGATAGAGTTATGGTTCAATTTGAAACTAAACATACTATTGGAGACATTACTAATATTTCACTAATCAAAATCAAACTAAATGAAGTGAGTGATTATACAAATATCAAAGAAATTAAAAATGTAGGTAGAACTATTTATATTCCAAATAGCTATATTTTTACAAAAGTTTTTTATAACTACTCTTTAAAAAAGAATGGAATTATAAATGATTTAATTGAGTTTGAATTTGATATAGACAATAATTTTGATTTTATTGAAGAAGTAACAGCTAAAGTATTTGAAAAGTTTGATTTAATACATACACTTTCATATTCACTAAACTCTACAAAAACAGCTATAATAGCGATAATTTCATATCAAATAAACTATAAAACAGTATCTAGTAAAAGAGGCGAAATATCGATATCTTTACTAAAAGAGTATGAAAAAAATGAGAATATAAAACTAAAAGCAGCAAAAAAAGTTATAAAAAAAGATAGTGAAGAATAA